A single window of Rhodamnia argentea isolate NSW1041297 chromosome 5, ASM2092103v1, whole genome shotgun sequence DNA harbors:
- the LOC115737244 gene encoding protein TIC 62, chloroplastic: MECRSLQAPSANAIASSRTGPLEKPFLHGQVLQLPNNAKRYRFVGKARPLELRALTSDATRMSSATTEAIPSNLDKKDEGVVFVAGATGKVGSRTVRELLKSGYRVRAGVRSAERAVALVQSVKQMKFEGDDTKEGFRPVEKLEVVECDLEKPDQISPALGNASVVICCIGASEKEVFDVTGPYRIDYMATKNLIDAATLAKVNHFIMVSSLGTNKVGFPAAILNLFWGVLIWKRKAEEALIASGIPYTIVRPGGMERPTDAYKETHNVTLSEEDTLFGGQVSNLQVAELMAVMAKNRGLSYCKVVEVIAETTAPLTPMEELLARIRSQRQEPQEPDASDDTSPAPSNVITSAPPKTPVVEEISKSKAVATKPLSPYPAYEGLKPPTSPSPSVPITQPPSSVSVDISGNGAPQPQPLMTNNPKDREEHEERKPGPLSPFTAYEDLKPPTSPMPSSPKKC; the protein is encoded by the exons ATGGAGTGTCGCTCGCTACAGGCGCCGAGCGCGAATGCGATCGCCTCTTCGCGAACTGGGCCGCTCGAGAAGCCATTTCTTCACGGCCAGGTGTTGCAGTTGCCGAACAATGCGAAGCGATATCGGTTCGTCGGGAAGGCGAGGCCTCTCGAGCTCAGAGCTCTAACTTCAG ATGCAACCAGAATGAGCTCTGCGACAACAGAAGCGATACCAAGTAACCTTGATAAGAAAGATGAGGGTGTTGTGTTTGTTGCTGGTGCCACTGGAAAAGTTGGATCAAGGACTGTGAG GGAGCTTTTGAAATCAGGATATCGAGTCAGAGCCGGCGTGCGAAGTGCTGAAAGAGCAGTAGCTCTTGTGCAG AGTGTTAAACAGATGAAGTTTGAGGGGGATGACACAAAGGAGGGGTTTAGAC CTGTAGAGAAGCTTGAAGTTGTGGAATGTGACTTGGAGAAGCCAGATCAGATAAGCCCAGCCTTAGGCAATGCTTCCGTGGTTATATGCTGCATTGGTGCCAGCGAAAAGGAAGTTTTTGACGTTACGGGCCCATACAGAATAGACTATATGGCTACGAAGAACCTCATTGATGCAG CAACTTTGGCCAAAGTTAACCACTTCATCATGGTTTCATCTTTGGGAACAAATAAGGTCGGATTTCCTGCAGCTATACTGAA TTTGTTCTGGGGGGTGTTGATCTGGAAAAGGAAAGCTGAAGAAGCACTTATAGCCAGTGGTATTCCTTACACT ATAGTGAGGCCAGGGGGAATGGAGCGGCCTACTGATGCTTATAAGGAAACTCACAATGTTACTCTGTCAGAGGAAGATACTTTATTTGGAGGCCAAGTTTCAAACCTTCAG GTGGCAGAACTCATGGCAGTGATGGCCAAAAACCGTGGCCTTTCATACTGTAAAGTGGTGGAGGTAATTGCCGAAACAACTGCTCCACTGACTCCCATGGAAGAGCTTCTTGCTAGGATACGATCACAACGTCAAGAACCACAG gaaccTGATGCTTCTGATGATACTTCTCCTGCACCTTCTAATGTAATCACATCAGCGCCTCCAAAAACCCCAGTTGTTGAGGAAATTTCCAAAAGCAAAGCAGTTGCAACTAAGCCACTCTCTCCTTATCCCGC ATATGAAGGTTTGAAGCCCCCTACTTCGCCATCTCCCTCCGTACCAATCACGCAGCCTCCATCCTCAGTCTCTGTGGACATATCAGGAAATGGTGCACCACAGCCTCAGCCTTTGATGACAAACAATCCAAAAGACAGGGAGGAACATGAAGAGAGAAAACCGGGGCCACTTTCTCCATTTACAGC TTACGAAGACCTAAAGCCTCCAACGTCCCCAATGCCATCATCCCCAAAGAAATGTTGA